The following proteins are encoded in a genomic region of Drosophila willistoni isolate 14030-0811.24 chromosome 3R, UCI_dwil_1.1, whole genome shotgun sequence:
- the LOC6647160 gene encoding protein unc-80 homolog isoform X2, whose product MVTTATATTTTTTAGAGATTTTNNNNLQANNNSHAGGGGGAGGGGTATNNNNDDFDFDQDDGLQDLGLPVSVQTFLWRQIAPFIRPKLGKLHESTCLFCQHAPGHHESKEACKSFEKVLVQNIQFGLSPPLTKALGAIPRWRLLQGALPHVMHACAALLHNRVKDMQAIGPVETKLLYTMQWILLYAAEECADDESGEDLGLGDALPEPKSKPIDQYLFSVPTITLFVYLFAPIIHHLKESDFQNFRLENGIKLWQGMWDNRAPGAPCFTAPVKPKARNLLCAPTPKGSTDVFPARKQSGGDAMSPKADSPSPQSGFSEYGRQGDEEGSWVSSPKEFAFPETIPEEASSVEDERVVIFRLPSAPQLMDNSFFTADASLLQQQQSQSRRGSRQSMNSRDKEKVPSTKFEFDQQELVRGASMKEKRSASIEKESDSDKSESVSVKADVSAATFLDVSVLRCLFISHWQEEGIFWSLQYLYNRLSDIGEEAAITLNQPRKRSNSLPIPQIEISLYQGPGSNSRDSPGSSVVKDYIEIPEPAPVTSVVEEAQTQTPPTSTERRGSEKKKRVKMADLRAFVETKMFSKSEKNLEKVGLDTSSANGKIQLQHAEYHRSLDTGEKKLSRSASMITREPASNLIKGKSMPSLSCLLDSGYIEPSSKTPKQPQAGMGPRSSTAFYPRNPIITVTEHTPTPSPDYMKRQGSIDSQLDALSNGGSIAGLTGNGGCGNGSAGGGSTSTRYRGQMLRSHTDSHIDYTGVDESEAPGSSFYITRDGGIDYEIILLAISNVFKRDPALVCSLRVLEAGLNICELLIEMGVLKLGEHAHEISMSIIRRALQVLGCPHGCNDGVRGPPADFLRNQCQKILSRMLRQAGQRTKRFMQEMVKASPLPELIDFFHAFLAFCVDPSSLLSPLSQGGYSTNFSGGSSGGAEGQIVGAVFKPLVSRFVEASKDLKSPENIALYGDIRQLVTYVKGAHGGPFRLVALSGILAVTPRPHKKGPTAQTTRVIRHIPQANVSQNLQNDDNRSQRRLLLKKRSTSSACASLLETETCEEHYKTSQSPLSNFRRRTTGVRPTLTPRHSERALLSDSTSSSERNSLGRLSGLVRWFRGTPKEASSIDLEIGSLNPEISSTFMRHASLKIQRGRSSDGIGRSIQRAKRRVERRLNRFGGIVKGKKKVGGIEETADFSRRSSSDMCDGPRESEVVILKERKLIPTEPVRVGMLRLSFLLETCAPGSFPDPQLVAAVLDLPQAPLVSRATFLLECAHFVHLCNKGQWPTWMKQNVGSYRASGANININQMKHQVSQSSARRTHILQRAAGKMFHQWAEMVGARLEEILFTERLQYEAINASLTDPEKQRELLQQDEEEDFLDESSVNPHGNDCPHALKLVACVLLFEITAFLRDTYIMLPKTSKLMHRDKPAPWEKVYREANRRWSMALSSMGHSQTSAQSLQSIAAGNDGVGQTERKISFVLHEPDNESENSSNTTLTKEGEEARRPTASAVRPFLLRRGTATTTGGSFKRRSLKLRRNTKDSKEIETDFNMQSRRKVSSLSDRSDTSEQGMISGGEESPGILSDDQQPESPTDSNENDDTAKNMPWLKAIIDLMSSYNYYCTHKGYCHPYCYKRHMRSCTRLIKATRKVYGEEFGFTFDADHPTVEPLVISSSKTHSSRPRSTRKVSEQSSTQTSPSKRKDSLSRKDRISDDPDLEMAEKLAKAFRQEKEKKLQEEPPILKFIRVHIRNLFHFPLATMLKGAVILTEEMVIEAMPAAWELLLETNHDLSTTSAAVFLMGSVKAQNFAFDIMQRALKHKDPDIRIGAIQRYLVLWKCRFHVWPRMEENAHDVTFKVPPGGIEFTLPSPKIGIESLPVVDPPWMPVQQTKDMDVTLNQDRHRSLVTATKSRKMQQTEAIRNALRQQRDKQRAERHSFLITMIPISQQASHEPGMEHEDHEIEEDIDGTRMSSHLHHAHSLFPSVLCSSVMQIVGCLDDAAIGSDGNAVYEIAYQVIWVCLVEESALFLRYVFERLTRDRQDQMFKLLRHLIRFVPRLPQQAAFALYNSIIGYIMFYVRSSNELKQELVGSALSVLWMVVHSVHGIMFKDLKQILRKEQCDASILLTANVPAAKKIVVHGPADDDYNIPSQFPVQEDTLFCQLLKEALDYYPIDEKNTSHYCLVDYKSNKILNPNWYIRDLYFFKRSQYPEVRLMLMRPDESFLALQKQELTKKFVEIGKVHLTWAILKNVDMVVQRVVFLHEELMKLPSFPRKALEVDLDLHHGGEYGKVLLGLDVLHKFMWVRLIARMFEAMAGNFAYSADIQLFLNVLSGASILHAEDSCIMRYVMATFINAAFNFKNIFSTNGYFMIMPTLLQVYSLHQTNKLITTTIEYAVKQFYLLNRKPFILQMFGSVSAILDTDEDGTYGEAHKVQSSCLFNLLLSLEDPSPDPLNIAELVKEPKPLKAIDFCYHDEDDDVTVLDCITLCVMVVSYSAESTRGYQMLIILEAILPCYLQQIQSPSYIPLQGKSERDIILQLAVAIRTMVHNCEGLAKSYNGPYRNSPEHKGSSQRNCSRGPPCSPGLDFEEESHPKYMTDARTKNMMDSAEDSEMIRTEYRRPRDVLLSVVADFLTKSTARLAELAKKLPSDTKPTEVLDAKCHIRLADIAHSLLKVSPYDPESMACRGLQRYMQAVLPRAEWSNDTLRNALVTILRRIDKVFLKISKKPSIRRNTDWEAASGLLKGIHETIIRHSYVLHWQQMKTLISTVQNLIVNEPGTGIPEGVSSAGAALMSQNPPAFFCSAVVRLVALQVVSPVDCFSLVQICGGSAEFATQEKAEGFLMHLIMPLCLKVCSGRGVSDVGDLKMTDVSFLLTSVLNAMSPPAGRTGQAVSQINRVTGDLRAGSLTFTGSRDAKRPARISGSLYQAAFLALRIVCICFENRLSTEWPRIVRVMRDLGRRNEAAPDLWSFMEFVVTHRTPLYIVLLPFILHKISQPPIGDHERHMQFIIRERLRGTPPQGGIKSKGALLLELARELRDLRDELEEKRYVSTDRESSEQKKSDTPAATSVADPHKSQQRPSLISIFTGTTTGQATHSHVSAAPIDSRSGSGGICTPSDTLSQQTLHPPRESLSSSSTGRDHHTTTSESHSGEGPEAGSAPTLVGATPCGSGQGTSAAGSAVLPAQLSHSQSLQQAPFKAQPPKLRFVSSVEFRHSSGETSTTPLSPESPAEDSSGGDHTRSRLQRSKAASRKTFRLKRSRLTPMEPPSIVTSLSQEEPAAQAAQPKAIGEISWDSVSQTSSTSGYRDNNSLQTGLLSPDGSLGGLTLGRSPSQHSLLMVFEGQDEDTLI is encoded by the exons ATGGTGACAACggccacagcaacaacaacaacaacaacagcaggagcaggagcaacaacaactacaaacaATAACAACCTCCAGGCGAATAACAACAGTCATGCCGGCGGCGGGGgcggtgctggtggtggtgggacAGCAACAAATAATAACAACGatgactttgactttgatCAGGACGATGGCCTGCAGGACTTGGGCTTGCCCGTGTCCGTGCAAACGTTCCTGTGGCGTCAAATAGCCCCCTTTATACGGCCCAAGCTGGGCAAATTGCACGAATCTACGTGTCTG TTTTGTCAACATGCACCAGGACACCAT GAATCTAAAGAGGCTTGTAAG TCATTCGAAAAGGTCCTCGTACAGAACATACAATTTGGCCTCTCACCGCCGCTTACCAAGGCTTTGGGTGCCATTCCGCGTTGGCGTCTTCTTCAGGGAGCTCTGCCACATGTCATGCATGCCTGTGCCGCATTGCTTCACAATCGGGTAAAGGATATGCAGGCGATCGGACCGGTGGAGACCAAATTACTGTATACCATGCAATGGATTCTCCTTTATGCGGCCGAAGAATGCGCCGATGATGAGAGTGGTGAGGATTTGGGTCTTGGCGATGCTCTTCCTGAGCCCAAAAGCAAGCCCATAGATCAGTATTTGTTTTCGGTGCCAACTATTACG CTATTTGTGTATCTTTTTGCTCCCATTATACACCATTTGAAGGAGTCGGATTTTCAGAATTTTCGACTTGAGAATGGCATTAAATTGTGGCAGGGCATGTGGGATAATCGTGCACCAGGCGCACCGTGTTTTACGGCACCGGTGAAGCCCAAGGCACGGAATTTGCTGTGTGCACCAACGCCCAAGGGTTCGACTGATGTCTTTCCTGCTCGCAAACAGAGCGGAGGTGATGCCATGTCACCCAAGGCTGACTCCCCGTCGCCACAGAGCGGATTTTCTGAATACGGTAGACAAGGAGATGAGGAGGGCTCTTGGGTCTCTTCTCCCAAAGAATTTGCTTTTCCTGAGACCATACCAGAGGAAGCTTCCAGCGTCGAGGATGAACGTGTTGTCATTTTTCGATTGCCATCCGCTCCTCAATTAATGGATAATTCATTCTTCACA GCTGATGCTAGCCTcttacagcagcagcaatcccAAAGTCGTCGTGGCAGTCGTCAATCGATGAACTCCAGGGATAAAGAAAAGGTTCCGTCGACCAAATTTGAATTCGATCAGCAGGAACTAGTGCGTGGAGCGTCCATGAAAGAGAAACGTAGTGCCTCCATAGAGAAAGAATCCGATTCGGATAAATCGGAGAGTGTCAGTGTCAAGGCAGATGTGTCAGCGGCCACGTTTTTGGATGTATCCGTTTTACGCTGCCTCTTCATCTCACATTGGCAAGAGGAGGGCATATTCTGGAGTCTCCAATATCTATACAATCG ACTCAGCGACATAGGCGAGGAAGCGGCCATCACATTGAATCAGCCGCGCAAACGTTCCAACTCCCTGCCTATACCACAAATAGAAATTTCCCTTTATCAGGGACCCGGAAGCAATAGCCGAGATAGTCCTGGTAGTTCTGTGGTCAAGGACTATATCGAAATACCAGAACCAGCTCCAGTTACCAGTGTAGTTG AGGAGGCACAGACTCAAACGCCACCCACTTCGACGGAACGTCGTGGCAGCGAGAAAAAGAAACGCGTCAAAATGGCCGATCTGCGTGCATTTGTGGAAACGAAGATGTTCTCAAAATCGGAAAAGAATTTGGAAAAAGTAGGCCTCGATACTAGCTCAGCCAATGGCAAGATTCAACTGCAGCATGCA GAATACCATCGCAGTCTGGATACGGGCGAGAAGAAGCTATCACGTTCTGCATCTATGATTACACGGGAACCAGCCAGCAATCTTATCAAAGGCAAATCCATGCCTAGTCTCAG CTGTCTGCTCGATAGCGG ATATATCGAACCATCGTCGAAGACTCCCAAACAACCACAAGCTGGCATGGGACCACGATCCTCGACAGCCTTCTATCCACGCAATCCGATCATCACAGTCACCGAGCACACGCCAACGCCTTCGCCGGATTATATGAAGAGACAA GGTTCCATTGATTCCCAGTTGGATGCACTAAGCAATGGCGGCAGCATTGCTGGCCTCACCGGAAATGGAGGTTGTGGCAATGGCAGTGCTGGCGGTGGCAGCACTTCGACTCGATATCGCGGTCAAATGTTACGCTCTCACACAGACTCGCATATTGATTACACGGGCGTAGATGAATCCGAGGCTCCGGGTTCATCGTTCTATATCACCCGTGATGGTGGCATCGACTATGAGATTATCCTGTTGGCCATTAGTAATGTGTTTAAGCGTGATCCCGCTTTGGTCTGCTCACTGCGTGTCCTGGAGGCTGGTCTCAATATCTGTGAGCTGCTAATTGAAATGGGCGTTTTGAAGTTGGGTGAACATGCCCATGAGATATCCATGAGCATCATACGACGAGCTCTTCAAGTTCTGGGTTGTCCGCATGGCTGTAATGATG GTGTTCGTGGTCCTCCAGCTGACTTTTTGCGTAATCAATGCCAGAAGATACTTTCACGTATGCTGCGACAAGCTGGACAGCGAACCAAACGTTTTATGCAGGAAATGGTGAAGGCATCTCCATTGCCAGAACTCATTGATTTCTTTCATGCCTTTCTGGCCTTCTGTGTGGATCCCAGCTCATTGTTGTCGCCCTTGA GTCAAGGTGGCTATTCGACCAATTTTAGCGGAGGCAGCAGCGGCGGAGCCGAAGGACAAATTGTTGGCGCTGTCTTCAAGCCGTTGGTTAGTCGTTTTGTCGAGGCAAGCAAGGATCTCAAATCACCCGAAAATATTGCCCTCTATGGAGATATACGACAATTGGTCACATATGTGAAGGGAGCCCATGGTGGTCCATTCCGTTTGGTCGCTCTCAGTGGTATTTTGGCAGTTACTCCGCGACCCCACAAGAAAGGTCCCACAGCCCAGACAACGCGAGTGATAAG ACATATACCCCAGGCGAATGTATCACAGAATCTACagaatgatgacaatcgaTCGCAGAGACGACTTCTTCTGAAGAAACGCAGCACTTCATCCGCCTGCGCT AGCCTACTGGAAACCGAGACGTGTGAGGAGCACTACAAGACAAGTCAGTCGCCGTTGAGCAATTTCCGACGAAGAACGACCGGCGTTAGACCCACTTTGACACCGCGGCATAGTGAACGGGCCCTGCTCTCCGATTCCACTTCCAGCTCTGAACGCAATTCGCTGGGACGGCTCAGCGGCTTGGTGCGCTGGTTTCGCGGTACTCCCAAGGAGGCGTCGTCCATTGACCTGGAGATAGGCTCGCTTAATCCCGAGATATCCTCCACATTCATGAGGCACGCCTCGCTAAAAATACAGCGCGGTCGCTCAAGCGATGGCATCGGGCGTTCCATACAGCGCGCCAAGCGCCGTGTTGAACGGCGGCTAAACCGTTTCGGAGGCATTGTAAAGGGCAAAAAGAAAGTGGGCGGCATCGAAGAGACAGCGGACTTTAGTCGTCGCAGCTCCTCGGACATGTGCGATGGCCCACGCGAGTCTGAGGTGGTCATACTCAAGGAGCGTAAACTGATCCCCACAGAACCAGTCCGTGTGGGCATGCTCAGGTTGTCCTTTCTACTTGAGACATGTGCCCCTGGCTCATTTCCAGATCCTCAGTTAGTTGCTGCCGTCTTGGACTTG CCACAAGCTCCGTTGGTCAGTAGGGCCACCTTCCTGCTGGAGTGTGCCCATTTTGTGCATCTGTGCAACAAGGGCCAGTGGCCCACTTGGATGAAACAGAACGTGGGCAGTTACCGGGCATCGGGTGCCAATATAAATATCAATCAGATGAAGCATCAGGTCAGTCAGAGCAGCGCCAGACGCACTCACATTCTGCAACGAGCCGCTGGCAAAATGTTTCATCAATGGGCGGAAATGGTGGGTGCTCGTCTCGAAGAGATTCTATTCACCGAACGTCTGCAGTACGAGGCCATCAATGCCAGCCTCACGGATCCGGAGAAACAACGTGAATTGTTGCAGcaagatgaagaagaagacttCCTTGATGAATCCTCGGTGAATCCACATGGCAACGATTGTCCACATGCCCTGAAACTTGTAGCATGTGTTTTGCTCTTCGAGATTACGGCTTTTCTGCGAGACACATACATTATGTTGCCAAAGACCTCGAAGCTAATGCACAGGGATAAACCAGCACCGTGGGAGAAGGTATATCGTGAGGCAAATCGTCGGTGGTCCATGGCCCTAAGTTCCATGGGTCATTCACAGACCTCGGCCCAGAGTCTGCAGTCGATAGCAGCTGGCAATGATGGCGTTGGGCAAACGGAACGTAAGATTTCCTTTGTCCTACACGAACCGGACAACGAGTCGGAGAATAGTAGCAACACCACCCTAACCAAAGAGGGGGAAGAGGCTCGTCGTCCAACTGCTTCGGCCGTACGTCCGTTTCTCCTGAGACGTGGCACAGCCACAACCACGGGCGGATCCTTCAAGCGACGTTCCCTTAAACTGCGACGCAATACAAAAGACAGTAAAGAAATTGAAACGGATT TTAATATGCAATCCCGACGTAAGGTCTCTTCACTCTCCGATCGCAGTGACACATCCGAACAGGGCATGATTAGTGGCGGAGAGGAATCGCCGGGCATTCTAAGCGATGATCAGCAACCCGAATCGCCCACCGACTCCAATGAGAACGATGATACGGCCAAGAATATGCCCTGGCTGAAAGCAATTATCGATCTAATGTCCAgttacaattattattgcacTCACAAGGGTTACTGCCATCCGTATTGCTATAAGCGTCACATGCGTTCCTGTACGCGTCTGATCAAGGCTACGAGAAAG GTTTACGGCGAGGAATTTGGCTTCACCTTCGATGCAGATCATCCAACGGTGGAACCTTTGGTGATTAGTTCTAGCAAAACACATTCATCTAGACCTCGTTCGACGCGAAAAGTGTCAGAGCAGAGCTCAACGCAAACTTCGCCATCAAAACGCAAAGACAGTTTGTCTCGCAAAGATCG CATAAGCGACGATCCTGATTTGGAGATGGCTGAAAAACTTGCCAAAGCCTTTCGCcaggagaaggagaagaagCTGCAAGAGGAGCCACCCATACTGAAGTTCATACGTGTTCACATCAGAAACTTATTCCACTTTCCATTGGCAACCATGCTAAAAGGTGCCGTCATCCTGACCGAAGAGATGGTCATTGAGGCAATGCCAGCAGCTTGGGAACTGCTCTTGGAAACCAATCATGATTTGTCGACAACGAGTGCCGCAGTCTTTCTAATGGGCTCGGTGAAGGCTCAGAACTTTGCCTTTGATATTATGCAACGAGCATTGAAGCATAAAGATCCGGATATAAGGATTGGTGCCATTCAACGGTATTTGGTATTGTGGAAATGCCGTTTTCATGTCTGGCCACGCATGGAGGAGAATGCTCATGATGTGACCTTTAAAGTGCCACCGGGTGGCATTGAATTCACGCTGCCTTCGCCTAAAATTGGCATTGAAAGTCTTCCCGTGGTCGATCCGCCTTGGATGCCAGTCCAACAGACTAAAGATATGGATGTGACCCTAAATCAGGATAGACAT CGTTCTCTCGTGACGGCCACAAAGAGTCGAAAGATGCAGCAAACCGAAGCCATACGAAATGCTTTGCGTCAGCAGCGGGACAAACAACGGGCCGAGCGTCATAGTTTCTTGATCACCATGATACCCATCAGTCAGCAGGCGTCTCACGAACCCGGCATGGAGCATGAGGATCATGAAATCGAAGAGGATATCGATGGTACACGCATGTCATCGCATCTCCATCATGCCCATTCGCTGTTTCCCTCCGTTCTGTGCTCGTCGGTGATGCAGATTGTTGGCTGTCTGGATGATGCCGCCATTGGATCGGACGGAAATGCTGTCTATGAGATAGCCTACCAGGTGATCTGGGTGTGCCTGGTCGAGGAATCGGCTCTGTTTCTGCGTTATGTGTTTGAGCGTTTGACTCGCGATCGCCAGGATCAGATGTTCAAGCTGTTGCGTCATCTAATTAGATTTGTTCCACGACTGCCACAGCAGGCGGCCTTTGCCTTGTACAACTCCATTATTGGTTACATAATGTTCTATGTGCGCTCTTCCAATGAACTCAAACAGGAG CTTGTGGGTTCAGCCTTATCTGTGCTCTGGATGGTAGTTCATTCGGTTCATGGCATTATGTTTAAGGATCTGAAACAGATTCTGCGCAAAGAACAATGCGATGCCTCCATATTGCTAACAGCCAATGTGCCTGCGGCCAAGAAAATTGTCGTTCACGGACCTGCCGATGATGACTACAACATTCCGTCACAGTTTCCTGTGCAGGAGGATACTCTATTCTGTCAATTATTGAAAGAGGCTCTGGACTACTATCCCATTGATGAGAAGAATACCAGTCACTATTGCCTGGTCGACTACAAGAGCA ACAAAATCCTCAATCCCAATTGGTATATACGAGATTTGTATTTCTTCAAGCGTTCCCAGTATCCAGAAGTGCGACTTATGCTTATGCGTCCAGACGAATCATTTTTGGCTCTGCAGAAACAGGAGTTGACCAAGAAATTTGTGGAAATCGGCAAAGTGCATTTGACATGGGCAATTCTGAAAAATGTCGATATGGTGGTACAGCGCGTTGTCTTCCTGCACGAGGAGCTTATGAAGCTGCCCTCGTTTCCCCGCAAAGCCCTCGAGGTCGATTTAGATTTGCATCATGGCGGTGAATACGGCAAAGTTTTACTTGGTCTCGATGTCCTCCATAAGTTCATGTGGGTGCGATTGATTGCCCGTATGTTTGAGGCCATGGCTGGCAATTTTGCCTACTCCGCGGATATCCAACTCTTCCTGAATGTCCTCTCGGGTGCCTCCATATTGCATGCCGAGGATTCGTGCATAATGCGCTATGTGATGGCCACTTTCATCAATGCGGCCTTCAATTTCAAGAATATATTCTCCACCAATGGCTATTTCATGATCATGCCCACACTGCTGCAGGTCTATTCACTGCATCAGACAAACAAGTTGATTACCACGACAATCGAGTATGCTGTGAAACAGTTCTATCTTCTGAACCGGAAACCATTTATATTGCAAATGTTTGGCTCAGTCTCGGCAATTTTGGATACAGATGAGGATGGCACCTACGGAGAGGCCCACAAAGTGCAATCAAGTTGTCTATTCAATTTATTGCTTAGTCTGGAGGATCCATCACCAGATCCTCTGAATATTGCCGAACTGGTCAAAGAGCCAAAGCCACTGAAGGCCATCGATTTCTGTTACCATGACGAAGATGATGATGTTACGGTTCTCGATTGCATAACGCTCTGTGTCATGGTTGTTTCCTATTCGGCCGAGAGCACACGTGGCTACCAGATGTTG ATAATTCTGGAGGCCATTCTGCCCTGCTATTTGCAGCAGATTCAATCACCCAGTTATATACCCCTGCAAGGTAAATCCGAGAGAGATATTATACTTCAATTGGCAGTTGCTATACGCACCATGGTCCATAATTGTGAAGGATTGGCCAAGAGCTACAATGGACCCTATCGAAATAGTCCTGAGCACAAAGGTTCGTCGCAGCGCAATTGCAGTCGGGGCCCACCTTGCTCGCCTGGTTTGGATTTCGAAGAGGAATCCCATCCGAAATATATGACAGATGCTCGCACAAAGAACATGATGGACTCGGCTGAGGATTCGGAAATGATACGCACCGAATATCGACGACCAAGGGATGTTCTTTTGTCCGTTGTGGCAGATTTCTTAACCAAATCGACGGCCCGCCTTGCGGAATTGGCCAAAAAATTGCCCAGTGATACCAAGCCGACGGAAGTTCTGGATGCCAAGTGTCACATACGGCTGGCTGACATCGCCCATTCTCTATTGAAGGTATCACCATATGATCCCGAGTCTATGGCCTGCCGGGGACTGCAGCGCTACATGCAGGCAGTTTTACCTCGTGCCGAATGGTCAAACGATACTCTCCGTAATGCCTTGGTCACCATTTTGCGAAGGATCGACAAGGTATTCCTCAAGATATCAAAGAAACCATCCATACGCCGCAACACAGACTGGGAAGCGGCTTCCGGGCTCCTAAAGGGCATTCATGAGACCATAATTAGGCATTCTTATGTGCTCCACTGGCAGCAGATGAAAACTCTAATCAGTACGGTGCAAAATTTGATTGTCAATGAACCTGGCACCGGTATACCCGAGGGTGTCTCCAGTGCGGGGGCTGCGCTCATGTCTCAGAATCCGCCGGCCTTTTTCTGCTCCGCTGTGGTGCGATTGGTGGCACTGCAAGTGGTCAGTCCGGTGGACTGCTTTTCGCTGGTCCAGATCTGCGGTGGCAGTGCCGAATTCGCTACGCAGGAAAAGGCCGAAGGATTTCTAATGCATTTGATTATGCCACTGTGTCTGAAGGTATGCTCGGGTCGCGGAGTATCTGATGTGGGTGATCTAAAGATGACCGATGTTAGTTTCTTGCTCACCTCGGTGCTAAACGCCATGAGTCCGCCGGCCGGTCGCACCGGGCAGGCTGTATCACAGATTAATCGAGTCACTGGAGATCTGCGTGCGGGATCTCTCACCTTTACAGGCAGCCGTGATGCCAAACGTCCGGCTCGCATATCCGGATCCCTTTACCAGGCTGCCTTTTTAGCTCTGCGCATCGTCTGCATTTGCTTCGAGAATCGTCTATCCACAGAATGGCCACGGATTGTGCGTGTCATGAGAGATCTGGGTAGACGCAATGAAGCTGCCCCAGATCTATGGAGCTTCATGGAGTTTGTCGTCACCCATCGCACGCCTTTATATATAGTGCTTTTGCCGTTTATATTGCATAAG ATTTCCCAACCGCCCATCGGTGATCACGAGAGACATATGCAGTTCATTATTCGAGAGCGTCTACGCGGAACTCCTCCGCAAGGGGGCATCAAGTCTAAGGGGGCTCTGCTGTTGGAATTGGCCCGTGAATTGCGAGATCTTCGTGACGAGTTGGAGGAGAAGCGTTATG TTTCCACAGATCGCGAAAGCTCGGAGCAAAAGAAAAGTGACACTCCAGCGGCCACCAGTGTGGCAGATCCTCACAAATCCCAGCAGAGGCCATCGCTAATCTCGATATTTACCGGAACCACAACCGGACAGGCCACTCATTCTCATGTTTCGGCTGCTCCCATCGATTCCCGCAGTGGTTCAGGCGGCATATGCACGCCCAGTGATACCCTCTCCCAGCAGACATTGCATCCTCCACGTGAATCTCTGTCCAGCAGTTCCACTGGACGCGATCATCATACCACGACGAGTGAAAGTCACAGTGGCGAGGGGCCAGAGGCCGGATCGGCACCCACTCTAGTTGGGGCCACACCCTGTGGATCGGGTCAGGGAACCTCTGCAGCTGGATCAGCTGTACTGCCCGCCCAACTCTCTCATTCGCAGTCGTTGCAACAGGCTCCATTCAAAGCGCAGCCGCCCAAACTACGTTTTGTGTCATCCGTGGAATTCCGACACTCTTCCGGCGAAACCTCCACAACACCCCTCTCCCCTGAGAGTCCCGCAGAGGATAGCTCTGGAGGAGATCATACACGCTCACGTCTGCAGCGTTCCAAGGCGGCCAGCCGTAAAACCTTCCGTCTAAAACGCAGTCGACTCACACCTATGGAACCGCCAAGCATT gTAACTTCGCTTTCACAGGAGGAACCTGCGGCACAGGCGGCGCAACCCAAGGCAATCGGTGAAATATCCTGGGATTCCGTCTCACAAACTTCATCCACTTCGGGATACCGCGACAACAACAGCCTACAGACAGGACTACTCTCACCAGACGGATCCTTGGGCGGCCTCACATTGGGTCGTTCGCCCTCACAACACTCACTTTTGATGGTGTTCGAGGGGCAGGACGAAGACACGCTTATTTAA